The genomic window GATTTAGCTGAACAGCTTACAAATGAAGCGGCAGAGCTAAAGAAGAAATTTGCAAAAGAATTTTGGTTAGAAGAGGAACAATTCGTTGCAATCGCTCTTGATAAACATAAAAAGAAGGTTGAAAGTGTCACAACAAACCCTGGCCATTGCTTGTGGTCCAACCTATTAAATGAAGAACAAGCGAAAAAGGTTGTAGCAAGATTAGTTTCAGATGATATGTTTACTGGTTATGGAATTAGAACAATGAGTTCAACTTCTACACGCTATAACCCAATGAGTTACCATGATGGTTCTATATGGCCACACGATAATTCACTTATCTTCTTAGGAATGAAAGAACAAGGTTATGCTGAAGAAGCGATGAAGGTGATCCAAGGACTATTAGATGCGGCAAATCATTTTGAATACAATAGACTCCCAGAATTATTCTGTGGCTATAGCAAAAGTGAGGAACCATATCCTGTTGATTATCCTGTTGCGTGTTCACCGCAAGCCTGGGCTGCAGGAACTTCCTTAGTCATGATTCAGGCAATGCTTGGAATTAAACCTGATGTGCCAAATGGTTTAATTAAATTCTTACCATCCTTACCTAGCTCAGTTAATAAGTTAACTGTTAAGGATATTGCTATTGGAAAAGGACATGTTTCTGTTCAGCTTATCAAAGAAGGTGAGTATGTCTTACTTGAGGTATTGGCTAATACCACTGGATTAACGATTATTAATGAAGAAAAACAAATTTGATTGAGAGTTAGATAATCCTAATTTGGAGAAGTCTACTTCAATATAAAATTAGTAAAAGGAGAGGGAAATTAATGAAAAACCACTTTTGGAAATTGTTTTCAGTTTTAGTGCTTGCGTTTTTAATCTTACTAACAGGATGTTCATCATCAGATTCAAGTAAAGACAGTGATCAAATAACATTACGTATTGGAACGTGGGAAGGTGGAGACGCTTTTCAGATTCAACAAAGGTTAGCAGAAGAGTATATGGATAAAAATCCAAATATAAAAATCGAAGTAGAATCTGTACCAGATGGTTATGGTCAAAGAATTTTAACTCAAGTAGCTTCTGGGGTGGCACCTGATATTTTTCAAATTGGAGAAGATGACATTCGAACTTATGCTGATCGTGGTGCAATTATTGACTTAACCACTTTTACTAATAGCGATAGTGAATTTTCTGAAGCAGATTATATTGATACAGTACTTAATATTGGTAGAATTGATGGTAAATTGTTTACACTACCTAAAGATTTCAGTAATATAGCTGTTTATTATAATAAAAGATTATTTGATGAAGCAGGGATTCCGCACCCAGAGGTAGGTTGGACTTGGGAAGAATTTTATGAAATTGCTAAAAAATTAACGGTAAAAGATGGAAATCGTATTACGCAATGGGGAGTACAGTTACCGGGTACTGACCTTACAAGAATTTTACCTTTAATCTATGCATATGGTGGAGATTTAATAAGCCAGGATGGTACTCAATTTGAAGGATATTTAAACAGTGAAGGTACGGCTACAGCTTTGCAAATGTATTACGATATGTACTTTAAAGATAGCATTGCGCCAACAGACGTAGATAGAGAAGCCTTCGCAGGTGTAAACTTATTCGGTTCTGAAATTGTTGCTATGAGTGTCCATGGTCGTTGGCCAGCAGCTGGATATATAGATAATCCGAATTTAGAGTTTGGTACGGTAGCATTGCCAGAAGGACCTGCAGGAGCAGGGAATAGTATTGCATATGCAGGTTATGGGATCTATTCTCAATCAAAAAACCAAGCGGCTGCTTGGGATTATCTTAAATATTTAGCAGGTAAAGAAGGAACTTCACAATTCGCGGAACATGCATTTGTCGCTGTTCAATCTGTAGCTGAGGAATCTGGTCAGTTAACAAAACCTGTGTATCAAGGATTTACTGATGGAAACGAGCATATACGTCCGAAACCATCTCTATTAACTCCACATTTTGCTCAATCAGGTGCGGTGGTTATTAAAGAATTACTCGAGAAGATTACCTTAGGTTACGAAATGGATATTAACCAAGAACTTGATAGATTAGCAAAAGAAGCAGATGAATTATTAAAACAAGCACAGGATAAATAATTAAGGGCAGGTGAGGGATTTTCCTCACCTCTCTATTCCTAATTTGAGGTGATATAATGGCAACTGATCAAAAGAAACCCATACACAAAAACGATAATCAGTCTGTCCATAGAAAGAAATCATGGTGGAATAGCAGTCGTAAAGAAACACTGACATTTTACTTATTAATTTCCCCATGGATATTAGGGTTCTTATTTTTTATTGGAGGACCAATGATTGCATCATTGTACTTTAGTTTTACAAACTGGGACTTATTTACGTCGCCTAAGTGGGTAGGTTTCGATAACTATGTTTATGCATTTACTAAAGATCCACTTTTCAAACAATCTATCAAGGTAACTTTAATCTATTCATTATTTTCAGTTCCTATCGGTATGGTTGCATCCTTATTAATTGCTTTGTTATTACACCAAGGTGTAAGAGGTATGAGAGTTTTTAGAACAATATTTTATCTTCCTGCTGTTGTTAGTGGTGTTTCTGTAATGGTTCTTTGGATGTGGATTTTCAACCCAGAAATTGGATTGTTCAATACAATCTTAGGTTATATCGGAATCCAAGGGCCAAAGTGGATTTATGATCCAGATTGGGCATTACCTTCTTTAATCATCATGAGTTTATGGAGTGTCGGTGGTGGAATGGTCATTTGGTTAGCAGGTTTAAATAGTATTCCAAATTACTTGTATGAAGTTGCTAAAATCGATGGTGCAAATGCTTGGCATAGATTTAGATATGTGACAATTCCAATGTTGACGCCAACAATATTCTTTAATTTAGTAATGGGAATAATAGGAGCACTTCAAAGTTTTGGAGAAGCCTACGTAATGACAGGGGGCGGCCCTTTAAACTCAACTTTGTTCTTTAATTTTTATTTATTCCAAAAAGCCTTTGAGCATTTTCAAATGGGATATGCATCAGCTTTGGCTTGGGTGTTATTTGTAATTGTTTTATTCTTTACACTCTTAGTTGTTAAATCATCTAAACTATGGGTTTACTACGAGGGAGAAAGGAGATAATAAATGGCAAACTTAGATCATTCAAATAAAAAGTTATATTCTTCTCCTAAAAAAGGCTTCGGTATGAAGACTTCTAAATTTATTTGGCAGTTAATTGTTTATACACTATTAATATCCGGATCCATTGTTATGTTAATTCCATTTTCTGGATGTTATCAACAGCTTTAAAAGAATCTTGGCAGGTTTTTGAATATCCAGTAAGGTGGATTCCTGACCCGATACGTTGGGATAACTTTATCACGACATTTACTTCCTTGCCGTTTGGGAAATGGGCATTAAATACTGCTTTTATTACATTGCTAACAATTATTGGTACTTTGTTTTCATGTACAATTGTTGCATATGGTTTTGCGAGATTTAAAGCACGAGGTAAAGACGTACTATTCATGCTTATGCTGGCAACGATGATGCTACCAGGGGCAGTAACTATGATTCCTGTTTTCTATCTATTTTTGAAATTAGAGTGGGTAAACACATATTTACCACTTATTGTTCCTAGCTTTTTCGGAAATGCATTCTTTATATTTTTACTGAGACAATTCTTCTTAACATTACCAATTGAGCTTGAAGAAGCTGCAAGAATAGATGGCTTAAATACAATTGGCATACTTTATAGAATAATTTTACCTTTAACAGTTCCTGCCTTAATTACTGTGGCCATTTTCCAGTTCAATGGAGCATGGAATGATTTTATGGGTCCGTTAATTTATTTAAATAAGCCAGAATTATATACCTTATCCTTAGGGATAAATTTCTTTAAAAATGTTAACGAAACACAATGGAATTTCTTGATGGCTGCTTCGGTAGTTACAATGCTGCCATCCTTAATCTTATTTTTCTTAGGTCAAAAATACTTTGTTGAGAGTATTACTTTATCGGGTATTAAGGGTTAATAATACGAGGGAGGGAACATGATGGAAATAGGTGGGGTTATAGGTGGTTTATATCGTACTTGTGAATGGATAACTCGGGTAGCCTTCCTGGGAGTATTATGGATACTCTTTACTATTTTAGGGTTAGTTATTTTTGGATTGTTTCCTTCTACTGTTGCAATGTTGGCGATCACTAGAAAATGGATTATTGGAGAAAAGGAAATTTCAATTTTCAATACCTTTTTTGGTGTATATAAAAAAGAATTTTTAAAATCACAAATTTTAGGTATTATCATGACTGGTATTGGAGTAATTCTTTATGTAAATATTTTATTTACTCTAACCCAAGAAGGATTTTTCCTCTTAAAAGTACTTATAGTATTTTTTACAATTGTCTATTTAATTACCTGTCCATATCTGTTAACGATGTTCGTTCATTATGAATTAACTTTTTTGGAATACTTTAAAAATTCATTGCTTATTGCGATTTTTAACCCGGTTTATAGTATCTTAACCATAGTGGGTATAATTCCTTTGTTATATTTATTAGGAATGTTTCCTGTTCTATTTATATTGTATGCTGTGAGCTTGAGTGGGGTTTGGATCACGTGGATTTCACATCGCATATTTAATAAAATAGTAAGAAAGAAAGAGCAACTTGGTGGGACTTAATAAAAAAATAAACCTTTTAATTATTAATAATGATTAAATGATTAGATAACGTAGAGAAAACGGGGGAGTTGCTAGCCCCCCCGATACTTAATAATTAACGAAAGGAGTAGAAGTTTTTTTCTACTCCTTTCGTGTTAGTGTTGATTTGGTATTTTTAGAAAGGAGTAGAGTTTTATGGACAATAATTTAAAAGCAGTTATTTTTGATTTAGATGGCGTTATTACAGATACAGCAGAATACCACTTTTTAGCTTGGAGGAACTTGGCAGAAAGCTTAGGGATCTCTTTTACGAGAGACCAAAATGAGTTGTTAAAGGGTATTAGTCGAATGGAATCGCTAGATTTAATCCTGGAGTTAGGTGGAAAGTCTTTAGAGTATTCTGATGAAGAAAAAATTGCATTAGCCGAAAGAAAAAATGAAAATTATTTAAAGCTAATTAGTAACATTACTCCCAAAGACATTTTACCCGGAATTAAGGAGCTCTTGGTAGAGTTGAAAGGGAACGATATAAAAATCGGCCTAGCTTCAGCTAGTAAAAATGCTTTTCAGGTGATAAATAGTCTGGAGCTTAATGATTATTTTGATTTCATCGTAAATGCGGCAAATGTGAAAAACGGGAAACCAGATCCAGAGATATTTAGGACTGCAGCAGATATTTTACAAGTTTCTTATGAAAATTGTGTTGGGATTGAGGATGCCGAGGCTGGGGTAGCCGCAATTAAGGCAGCAAATATGTTTGCTATTGGGATAGGTTCTGAGGAGGCGTTAAAACAAGCCGACGTAATCTATAAAGATACAACTGAGCTTACTTACGCTAAGATCGTTGACCAATTTAAGAACAGTACAAAAATATAGAGGTGATTTAAGATGACGTGGAAGATCACGAGTACTAAGCTTGATCAAGCTGGTTTATTAGTAGATGAAAGCTTGTTTTCTCTTGGGAATGGTTATTTAGGTGTACGCGGAAATTTTGAAGAAGGGTATCAAGCTAACTATAAATCGATCAGAGGAACTTATATCAATGCGTTCCACGATATTACTGATATTACTTACGGTGAGAAATTATTTGCTTTTCCTGAAACCC from Anaerobacillus sp. CMMVII includes these protein-coding regions:
- a CDS encoding sugar ABC transporter substrate-binding protein gives rise to the protein MKNHFWKLFSVLVLAFLILLTGCSSSDSSKDSDQITLRIGTWEGGDAFQIQQRLAEEYMDKNPNIKIEVESVPDGYGQRILTQVASGVAPDIFQIGEDDIRTYADRGAIIDLTTFTNSDSEFSEADYIDTVLNIGRIDGKLFTLPKDFSNIAVYYNKRLFDEAGIPHPEVGWTWEEFYEIAKKLTVKDGNRITQWGVQLPGTDLTRILPLIYAYGGDLISQDGTQFEGYLNSEGTATALQMYYDMYFKDSIAPTDVDREAFAGVNLFGSEIVAMSVHGRWPAAGYIDNPNLEFGTVALPEGPAGAGNSIAYAGYGIYSQSKNQAAAWDYLKYLAGKEGTSQFAEHAFVAVQSVAEESGQLTKPVYQGFTDGNEHIRPKPSLLTPHFAQSGAVVIKELLEKITLGYEMDINQELDRLAKEADELLKQAQDK
- a CDS encoding carbohydrate ABC transporter permease codes for the protein MATDQKKPIHKNDNQSVHRKKSWWNSSRKETLTFYLLISPWILGFLFFIGGPMIASLYFSFTNWDLFTSPKWVGFDNYVYAFTKDPLFKQSIKVTLIYSLFSVPIGMVASLLIALLLHQGVRGMRVFRTIFYLPAVVSGVSVMVLWMWIFNPEIGLFNTILGYIGIQGPKWIYDPDWALPSLIIMSLWSVGGGMVIWLAGLNSIPNYLYEVAKIDGANAWHRFRYVTIPMLTPTIFFNLVMGIIGALQSFGEAYVMTGGGPLNSTLFFNFYLFQKAFEHFQMGYASALAWVLFVIVLFFTLLVVKSSKLWVYYEGERR
- a CDS encoding carbohydrate ABC transporter permease, giving the protein MAVNCLYTINIRIHCYVNSIFWMLSTALKESWQVFEYPVRWIPDPIRWDNFITTFTSLPFGKWALNTAFITLLTIIGTLFSCTIVAYGFARFKARGKDVLFMLMLATMMLPGAVTMIPVFYLFLKLEWVNTYLPLIVPSFFGNAFFIFLLRQFFLTLPIELEEAARIDGLNTIGILYRIILPLTVPALITVAIFQFNGAWNDFMGPLIYLNKPELYTLSLGINFFKNVNETQWNFLMAASVVTMLPSLILFFLGQKYFVESITLSGIKG
- a CDS encoding YesL family protein, whose translation is MMEIGGVIGGLYRTCEWITRVAFLGVLWILFTILGLVIFGLFPSTVAMLAITRKWIIGEKEISIFNTFFGVYKKEFLKSQILGIIMTGIGVILYVNILFTLTQEGFFLLKVLIVFFTIVYLITCPYLLTMFVHYELTFLEYFKNSLLIAIFNPVYSILTIVGIIPLLYLLGMFPVLFILYAVSLSGVWITWISHRIFNKIVRKKEQLGGT
- the pgmB gene encoding beta-phosphoglucomutase, whose protein sequence is MDNNLKAVIFDLDGVITDTAEYHFLAWRNLAESLGISFTRDQNELLKGISRMESLDLILELGGKSLEYSDEEKIALAERKNENYLKLISNITPKDILPGIKELLVELKGNDIKIGLASASKNAFQVINSLELNDYFDFIVNAANVKNGKPDPEIFRTAADILQVSYENCVGIEDAEAGVAAIKAANMFAIGIGSEEALKQADVIYKDTTELTYAKIVDQFKNSTKI